In Opitutaceae bacterium TAV5, one genomic interval encodes:
- a CDS encoding single-stranded DNA-binding protein: protein MAGFNKVILLGNLTRDPELRVTPRGTPICQFGLAVSRQFKDESGQTREEANFFDIEAWGKQGEVISKYLTKGRSVLVEGRLKFDQWEDKTSGQKRSKIKVVLESFQFVGGREGGPGGGGAPAGSSGGDDYGVDQTVERHSPPPRAPSRSTPPPAAPAADIADDDVPF, encoded by the coding sequence ATGGCCGGTTTCAATAAAGTCATCCTCCTCGGCAACCTCACGCGCGATCCCGAATTGCGGGTCACGCCGCGGGGCACGCCCATCTGCCAGTTCGGCCTCGCCGTCAGCCGCCAGTTCAAGGACGAATCGGGACAGACCCGCGAGGAAGCCAACTTTTTTGATATCGAAGCCTGGGGCAAGCAGGGCGAAGTCATCTCCAAGTATCTGACCAAGGGCCGGTCCGTCCTCGTCGAGGGCCGGCTCAAGTTCGATCAGTGGGAGGACAAGACCTCCGGGCAGAAGCGCAGCAAGATCAAGGTCGTGCTGGAGAGCTTCCAGTTTGTCGGCGGCCGCGAAGGCGGTCCTGGCGGCGGCGGCGCTCCCGCCGGCTCGTCCGGCGGAGACGATTATGGCGTGGACCAGACGGTCGAGCGTCACTCGCCCCCGCCGCGCGCCCCGTCCCGTTCCACGCCGCCTCCGGCCGCACCCGCCGCCGATATCGCTGACGACGACGTTCCCTTCTGA
- a CDS encoding HutZ protein, whose amino-acid sequence MTTTATAPHPSAEPFFKPEHLDRILGHMNEDHASANLGYVRHYGNLPEAIAATLTGIDQNGIYLDATLPSGEVRAIFIGFAKPLSSPADAHPVLVDMAIAAATALGAAVPQVPGHTAGTAHASAPVRPAGGDAFGRAREAAAFLRENFRTVILGTVSAEGEPDASVAPAVFVDGSFYVYISGLSHHTHNIRATKRASVFLIEDESSARQLLARRRLTFASSAAPVTRDAGRFTEILPILKEKFGPVMEHLETMVDFELFQLTPERGRLVAGFGQAYEVNPADWTQLSHVNDVGHAVRKG is encoded by the coding sequence ATGACCACCACTGCCACCGCTCCCCATCCTTCCGCCGAACCTTTTTTCAAGCCCGAGCATCTCGACCGCATCCTCGGGCACATGAACGAGGATCACGCCAGCGCCAACCTCGGCTATGTCCGTCATTACGGCAATCTGCCCGAGGCCATCGCCGCCACTCTGACCGGCATCGACCAGAACGGCATCTACCTCGACGCCACGCTTCCCTCCGGCGAGGTGCGGGCGATCTTTATCGGTTTTGCCAAACCGCTTTCCAGCCCGGCCGATGCCCATCCGGTGCTCGTTGACATGGCTATCGCTGCGGCCACTGCGCTCGGTGCCGCCGTGCCGCAGGTTCCCGGGCACACGGCCGGCACCGCGCATGCCTCCGCGCCCGTTCGGCCTGCAGGCGGCGATGCGTTCGGGCGCGCCCGTGAAGCCGCCGCCTTTCTCCGCGAGAATTTCAGGACCGTCATCCTCGGCACCGTTTCTGCCGAAGGCGAACCGGATGCCTCCGTCGCCCCGGCGGTTTTTGTGGATGGCTCGTTCTACGTCTATATCAGCGGCCTCTCGCACCATACGCACAACATCCGCGCCACGAAGCGCGCCAGCGTGTTCCTGATCGAGGACGAATCCTCCGCCCGCCAGCTTCTCGCCCGCCGCCGCCTGACGTTTGCCAGTTCGGCCGCTCCCGTGACTCGCGATGCCGGACGTTTCACCGAAATCCTCCCGATCCTGAAAGAAAAGTTCGGTCCGGTGATGGAGCACCTCGAAACCATGGTGGATTTCGAACTCTTCCAGCTCACTCCGGAGCGCGGCCGGCTCGTCGCCGGGTTCGGCCAGGCATACGAGGTCAATCCGGCCGACTGGACCCAACTCAGCCATGTCAATGACGTGGGGCACGCGGTCAGGAAAGGCTGA
- a CDS encoding beta-glucosidase: MIKTRPLSFPKNFVWGFAAAAPQIEGAAFEDNKGPSVWDTFARQPGAIHNGDNLDVACDHYHLYKKDFALMAKLGAKHYRLSIAWPRIFPTGAGAVNPKGLDFYKRLLDSMHDHGLTPWVTMFHWDLPQALEDQGGWRVRSTADAFATYADTLVKALGSRVKHWITLNEILCFTRLAYGIGEKAPGKKESEAVVNQTYHTALLAHGHGVRAVREHGGRGARVGLTDNSSVPVPVTETDRDIAAARTAFVADNIRVLDPIYRGHYSATYRRITGKNAAKYQKKDFDLISLPTDFLGQNIYTGYFVRAGKGGKPEALPYPASYPRADAPWLAHTPQAIYWGPRHAAEIYGASSIYITENGAGYDDLPPVKGEVHDLHRRDLVRNYLKEVHRAIGDGVPLKGYFLWSFMDNFEWQDGYNRRFGVVYCDFKTQKRTPKTSALWYSRVMAENRIV, from the coding sequence ATGATAAAAACGCGTCCGCTCTCCTTCCCGAAAAACTTTGTCTGGGGCTTCGCCGCCGCTGCTCCCCAGATTGAAGGCGCCGCCTTCGAAGACAACAAGGGTCCGTCCGTCTGGGATACCTTTGCACGCCAGCCGGGCGCCATCCACAACGGCGACAACCTCGACGTCGCCTGCGACCACTACCATCTCTACAAAAAAGACTTTGCGCTGATGGCGAAACTCGGCGCGAAACACTACCGCCTCTCCATCGCCTGGCCGCGCATCTTTCCGACCGGCGCCGGCGCCGTAAATCCGAAGGGGCTCGATTTCTACAAGCGCCTCCTCGACTCGATGCACGACCACGGGCTCACCCCTTGGGTCACGATGTTCCACTGGGACCTGCCGCAAGCCCTCGAGGACCAGGGCGGCTGGCGCGTGCGCTCCACCGCCGACGCCTTCGCCACCTACGCCGACACCCTCGTCAAGGCGCTCGGCAGTCGCGTGAAACACTGGATCACGCTCAACGAAATTCTCTGTTTCACCCGGCTCGCCTACGGCATCGGCGAGAAGGCGCCCGGCAAGAAGGAAAGCGAGGCGGTCGTCAACCAGACCTACCACACCGCGCTCCTCGCCCACGGCCACGGCGTGCGGGCCGTCCGCGAGCATGGCGGACGCGGCGCCCGGGTCGGCCTCACCGACAACTCCTCCGTGCCCGTCCCCGTCACCGAGACCGACCGCGACATCGCCGCCGCCCGCACCGCCTTTGTCGCGGACAACATCCGCGTCCTCGATCCCATCTACCGCGGCCACTACTCCGCCACCTACCGCCGCATCACCGGCAAGAATGCCGCGAAGTATCAGAAAAAGGACTTCGATCTCATCTCCCTGCCCACCGATTTTCTCGGGCAAAACATCTACACCGGCTACTTCGTGCGGGCCGGAAAAGGCGGCAAGCCGGAAGCGCTCCCCTACCCCGCCAGCTACCCGCGCGCCGATGCCCCCTGGCTCGCGCACACGCCCCAGGCGATCTACTGGGGCCCGCGTCACGCCGCCGAAATCTACGGCGCCAGCTCGATCTATATCACCGAAAACGGCGCCGGCTACGACGACCTCCCGCCGGTCAAGGGCGAGGTGCATGATCTCCACCGCCGCGATCTCGTGCGCAATTACCTGAAGGAAGTCCACCGCGCCATCGGCGACGGCGTGCCGCTGAAGGGTTATTTCCTCTGGTCGTTCATGGACAACTTCGAGTGGCAGGATGGCTACAACCGCCGTTTCGGCGTCGTGTACTGCGATTTCAAGACACAGAAACGCACGCCGAAGACCAGCGCCCTCTGGTACAGCCGCGTCATGGCGGAGAACCGGATCGTGTGA
- a CDS encoding deacylase: MKWFRPRIVLPGFFLLVSGAASCFGGIAPESVTVGAGSMEIFDSRQTTVFTAEARFAPVFFDLKPWIGGFLTTDDAWYLGAGLVWTLEKNDRPWFAGVGIGAGYYEQGDGKDLGSHFEVLSFVECGYRFSGNVRLTLRLSHISNASTASTNPGTEMLTLGCTVPLGGR, from the coding sequence ATGAAATGGTTTCGCCCCCGCATCGTTCTCCCCGGCTTCTTCCTGCTCGTTTCCGGCGCCGCTTCCTGTTTCGGCGGGATCGCGCCCGAATCCGTGACGGTCGGCGCGGGAAGCATGGAAATTTTTGATTCCCGGCAGACGACGGTCTTTACGGCAGAAGCCCGGTTCGCTCCCGTATTTTTCGATCTGAAACCGTGGATCGGCGGCTTCCTGACCACCGACGACGCCTGGTACCTGGGCGCCGGCCTCGTCTGGACGCTGGAGAAAAACGACCGGCCATGGTTCGCCGGCGTGGGCATCGGGGCCGGCTATTATGAGCAGGGCGACGGCAAGGACCTCGGCAGCCATTTCGAGGTGCTCAGTTTTGTCGAATGCGGCTACCGTTTCTCCGGCAACGTCCGGCTCACCCTGCGCCTCTCCCATATTTCCAACGCAAGCACGGCCTCCACCAATCCGGGGACCGAAATGCTCACGCTGGGCTGTACGGTGCCGCTGGGCGGGAGGTAA
- a CDS encoding 30S ribosomal protein S6 — protein sequence MSTNTRNYRATFILDNRGTEDTIEKLIEGVKTEIAAVEGQVTAIEDLGLKDFIRVTNPKLVSGHYVQVSFTSPASAPAALKERLRLNRSVYRTFIENN from the coding sequence ATGAGCACCAACACCCGCAACTACCGCGCGACTTTCATTCTCGATAACCGCGGCACCGAAGACACCATCGAAAAACTGATCGAAGGCGTCAAAACCGAGATCGCCGCCGTCGAAGGCCAGGTCACCGCCATCGAAGACCTTGGCCTCAAGGACTTCATCCGCGTCACCAATCCGAAGCTGGTTTCCGGCCACTACGTGCAGGTCAGCTTCACCTCGCCCGCCAGCGCCCCCGCCGCCCTCAAGGAACGGCTCCGCCTCAACCGCAGCGTCTATCGCACTTTTATCGAAAACAACTAA
- a CDS encoding heme ABC transporter permease: MTPPLAVRSESPAASSPDPAVFRRIFLVAGLVLVVALFLLSLRLGAVEISLSRIFDALLRTGEPLSGTERTVIWQIRLPRAVGGLAIGAILGVCGAAMQGLFRNPLADPGLIGVTSGASLGSVLYLKLAAGLLAGFSAAFGLFALPVCALAGGLAVTWLMHRAAVVEGRTVVGLMLLAGIAINALGGAVIGLVLFFSDDDQLRQFTFWTLGNLGHVSWPKLAAAAPLLLGALWLVMRQSRTLNALLLGETEAGHLGVDLQRTKRILIFATAAGVGAGVSVAGGLGFIGLIVPHLVRGIIGPDHRGVMPASAIFGGALLLAADTLARTLAAPAELPVGVITAAIGAPVFFSLLRNRRQAAG, translated from the coding sequence GTGACACCTCCCCTGGCTGTTCGCAGCGAAAGCCCGGCGGCCTCGTCGCCGGACCCGGCCGTGTTTCGCCGGATTTTTCTCGTGGCGGGTCTGGTGCTGGTGGTGGCGCTGTTTTTGCTCTCGCTGCGGCTCGGCGCGGTGGAGATTTCGCTTTCACGGATTTTTGACGCGCTGCTGCGCACCGGCGAGCCGTTGTCCGGCACCGAGCGCACGGTGATCTGGCAAATCCGCCTGCCGCGGGCGGTCGGCGGGCTGGCCATCGGGGCGATCCTCGGCGTCTGTGGCGCGGCAATGCAGGGGCTGTTTCGCAATCCGCTGGCCGACCCCGGACTCATCGGCGTGACCAGCGGCGCCTCGCTCGGGAGCGTGCTTTACCTGAAACTCGCCGCCGGGCTGCTCGCCGGGTTTTCCGCCGCGTTCGGGCTGTTCGCCCTGCCGGTCTGCGCGCTGGCGGGCGGCCTCGCCGTGACCTGGCTGATGCACCGCGCCGCCGTGGTCGAGGGGCGCACGGTCGTGGGCCTGATGCTGCTGGCGGGCATCGCCATCAACGCCCTCGGCGGCGCGGTCATCGGGCTGGTGCTGTTTTTTTCCGACGACGACCAGCTCCGCCAGTTCACGTTCTGGACGCTCGGCAACCTCGGCCACGTGAGCTGGCCCAAGCTCGCCGCCGCCGCGCCCCTGCTGCTCGGGGCGCTCTGGCTGGTGATGCGCCAGTCGCGGACGCTCAATGCGCTGCTGCTCGGCGAGACGGAGGCCGGGCACCTCGGGGTGGACCTGCAACGCACCAAGCGTATCCTGATTTTCGCGACAGCGGCCGGCGTGGGCGCGGGCGTCTCGGTGGCGGGCGGCCTCGGCTTCATCGGGCTGATCGTGCCGCATCTGGTGCGCGGGATCATCGGGCCGGATCACCGCGGCGTGATGCCGGCCTCGGCGATTTTCGGCGGCGCGCTGCTCCTCGCGGCCGACACCCTGGCGCGCACCCTGGCCGCTCCCGCCGAGCTGCCCGTGGGCGTGATCACGGCCGCGATCGGCGCGCCGGTGTTTTTCAGCCTCTTGCGCAACCGCCGGCAGGCGGCGGGCTGA
- a CDS encoding ABC transporter substrate-binding protein — protein MLNSLCRLRLPLALLAAFCVSAFTFPATAEAARIVTLGGAVTETVYALGAGDEVVARDTSSVFPKEAQALPDVGYFRTIGAEGVLSQNPTLIVAARGTGPESQVAILEKSGITFLHVDSRPSAEAAVEMISQIGNALHREEQAAKVAAALREKIDAVQKRAAAAGRTPKVAFLLGASDSTAQAAGQGTAADALITLAGGQNVFADVQNYKSVSPEALIARDPDIVLYGVNPAAAAHPKPDWLGQTRAGREGRVHALDLGYHLVFGPRLGDAAAEISQLFFPTTEAAASKTAATAASAAKAGTEPGTGGVLRCPVTGRTL, from the coding sequence ATGCTCAATTCGCTTTGCCGCCTCCGGCTTCCCTTGGCCTTGCTGGCGGCTTTCTGTGTGTCGGCCTTTACGTTTCCGGCAACGGCCGAAGCCGCTCGCATCGTCACGCTCGGCGGCGCGGTCACGGAGACCGTTTATGCGCTCGGCGCCGGTGACGAGGTCGTGGCGCGCGATACTTCCAGCGTGTTCCCGAAAGAAGCGCAGGCGCTGCCGGACGTCGGCTACTTCCGCACGATCGGCGCGGAAGGCGTGCTCTCGCAAAATCCGACCCTGATCGTGGCCGCCCGCGGCACGGGGCCGGAGAGCCAGGTCGCGATTCTGGAAAAATCCGGGATCACGTTCCTGCACGTCGATTCCCGGCCTTCGGCCGAGGCGGCGGTCGAGATGATCTCGCAGATCGGCAACGCGCTGCACCGGGAGGAGCAGGCGGCCAAGGTCGCCGCCGCTCTCCGCGAAAAAATCGACGCCGTGCAAAAACGCGCCGCTGCGGCCGGCCGCACGCCCAAGGTCGCCTTTCTCCTCGGCGCGAGCGATTCCACCGCCCAGGCGGCGGGGCAGGGGACGGCGGCCGACGCGCTCATCACCCTGGCCGGCGGGCAGAATGTTTTTGCCGATGTGCAAAACTACAAGTCGGTGAGCCCGGAGGCGCTGATTGCCCGCGATCCGGATATCGTGCTCTACGGCGTCAATCCGGCCGCGGCCGCTCATCCCAAACCGGACTGGCTCGGGCAAACGCGCGCGGGCCGCGAGGGGCGCGTGCATGCGCTCGACCTCGGTTATCATCTCGTTTTCGGCCCGCGCCTCGGCGACGCGGCGGCGGAAATCTCGCAGCTCTTTTTCCCGACGACGGAAGCCGCTGCTTCAAAAACGGCCGCGACTGCCGCGAGCGCCGCGAAAGCCGGCACGGAGCCCGGAACCGGCGGCGTCCTGCGGTGCCCGGTGACAGGCCGCACGCTCTGA
- a CDS encoding hemin ABC transporter ATP-binding protein yields MRRGGRAILDNVSCAIRRGRLTAILGPNGAGKSTLLRVLSAELAPDAGEASLDGRPLRTWKAIELARRRAVLPQESLLSFPFRVREVVLLGRMPHSPNGETARDHDIAREALARVDMAHAGDRTYTTLSGGEKQRVHLARALAQIWEDTGEPRTLLLDEPTSNLDPSHQHATLALARGLADDGVTVVAILHDLNLALAYADDVLVIRAGRVAAAGPVEATLTPELVSGVFNINARQITLPGCPPHFILGPGAVS; encoded by the coding sequence GTGCGTCGCGGCGGGCGGGCGATTCTCGACAATGTCAGCTGCGCGATCCGCCGCGGCCGGCTCACGGCGATTCTCGGGCCCAACGGCGCCGGCAAGAGCACGCTGCTGCGTGTGCTCTCGGCCGAACTCGCGCCCGACGCGGGCGAGGCCTCGCTCGACGGACGGCCGCTGCGCACCTGGAAGGCGATCGAGCTGGCGCGGCGGCGCGCGGTGCTGCCGCAGGAGTCGTTGCTGAGTTTTCCGTTCCGGGTGCGCGAAGTCGTGCTGCTCGGCCGGATGCCGCATTCGCCGAACGGCGAGACGGCGCGTGATCACGACATCGCGCGCGAGGCACTGGCGCGGGTGGACATGGCGCATGCGGGCGATCGCACCTACACGACGCTTTCCGGCGGCGAAAAACAGCGTGTCCATCTCGCCCGGGCCCTGGCGCAGATCTGGGAGGACACGGGCGAGCCACGCACCTTGCTGCTCGACGAGCCCACCTCGAACCTCGACCCCTCGCACCAGCACGCCACGCTCGCCCTCGCCCGCGGGCTGGCGGATGACGGCGTCACGGTGGTGGCGATCCTGCACGACCTCAATCTCGCCCTGGCCTATGCCGACGACGTGCTCGTGATCCGGGCCGGCCGGGTGGCGGCGGCGGGACCGGTCGAGGCCACGCTGACACCGGAACTGGTGAGCGGGGTTTTTAACATCAACGCGCGCCAGATCACCCTGCCGGGTTGTCCGCCGCATTTCATCCTCGGCCCGGGAGCCGTGTCATGA
- a CDS encoding radical SAM protein, protein MTTTTSPDLDRYFARTGVDPLTGAFDAPELPRHRAEKKPEPPATPPEVDPVAAMKAAMPAHAIRIFDALQAAKDDPAARAAIEATLPPHALRALASLEKAIAEQKEKNRPRTGPGIGVSPSALAWREVVATTARPQAANRPVAVYAHFPFCAARCVFCPFYRYADPADWRPYRDALLCEIDLAAAPLAGLPDRPPVQAVYFGGGTPGDLPAEALAAAILRIRQKFPVTADAEITVEGRPSTFDAEKIAACRAAGATRFSLGVQTFDGDVRRAMGRRLDAGPLLDRLREIGAAAGEAPVIVDLIYGLPGQTDAGWEHDLETAIAEQSVAGLDLYRLKVFPGSPLARLAEAGRAAPADEAVMARRFARGVERLRIAGWRRLSRWHWARPGARERSVYNRLAKGAGDIVPLGCGAGGRWGGHGFVNTPGLDAWFAAVKAGEKNCLGRSATPDAAWEEILSAQIEACVLVPAAWSGVSAAALASAERLFVQWSEAGLLEKPAAGDSSGGGERWSLTVAGQYWSDRLLHALQAVLGQPDRA, encoded by the coding sequence ATGACCACGACGACCTCCCCCGATCTCGACCGTTATTTTGCCCGCACGGGCGTTGATCCGCTGACCGGAGCATTTGACGCGCCGGAGTTGCCGCGCCACCGCGCGGAAAAGAAACCGGAGCCCCCGGCCACGCCGCCGGAGGTCGATCCGGTGGCCGCGATGAAGGCGGCGATGCCCGCGCATGCGATCCGGATTTTTGATGCGTTGCAGGCAGCGAAAGACGATCCGGCGGCCCGTGCCGCCATCGAGGCCACGCTGCCGCCGCATGCGCTCCGCGCGCTCGCTTCGCTGGAAAAGGCAATCGCCGAACAGAAGGAAAAAAACCGTCCTCGCACCGGTCCGGGCATCGGCGTTTCGCCGTCCGCGCTGGCATGGCGCGAGGTGGTGGCGACGACGGCGCGCCCGCAGGCGGCGAACCGGCCGGTGGCCGTGTACGCGCATTTCCCGTTTTGCGCCGCACGCTGCGTGTTTTGCCCCTTTTACCGCTACGCCGATCCGGCGGACTGGCGTCCGTACCGCGACGCGCTGCTGTGCGAGATCGATCTCGCCGCCGCTCCGCTGGCCGGGCTGCCGGACCGTCCGCCGGTGCAGGCGGTTTATTTTGGCGGCGGCACGCCGGGCGACCTGCCGGCGGAGGCGCTGGCGGCGGCGATCCTGCGCATACGCCAGAAATTTCCGGTAACGGCGGACGCCGAGATCACGGTGGAGGGGCGGCCATCGACCTTCGATGCGGAAAAAATCGCCGCCTGCCGCGCGGCCGGCGCCACGCGGTTTTCACTCGGAGTGCAAACCTTCGACGGCGACGTGCGCCGGGCGATGGGGCGTCGGCTCGACGCGGGGCCGCTGCTCGACCGGTTGCGCGAGATCGGCGCGGCGGCGGGTGAGGCTCCGGTCATCGTGGATCTCATCTACGGATTGCCCGGCCAGACGGATGCCGGCTGGGAACACGATCTCGAAACCGCCATCGCGGAACAATCCGTGGCCGGGCTCGATCTCTACCGGCTGAAGGTTTTCCCCGGCAGTCCGCTGGCCCGTCTGGCGGAGGCGGGGCGGGCCGCGCCGGCCGACGAGGCGGTGATGGCGCGGCGGTTTGCCCGGGGGGTGGAGCGATTGCGGATCGCCGGCTGGCGACGGCTGTCGCGCTGGCACTGGGCGCGGCCGGGTGCGCGGGAACGGAGCGTCTACAACCGGCTCGCCAAGGGCGCGGGCGATATCGTGCCGCTCGGGTGCGGGGCGGGCGGCCGCTGGGGCGGTCATGGTTTCGTGAATACGCCGGGTCTCGACGCCTGGTTTGCCGCCGTGAAGGCCGGCGAAAAAAACTGCCTGGGCCGGAGCGCGACGCCCGACGCGGCGTGGGAAGAAATCCTCTCCGCGCAGATCGAGGCGTGCGTGCTCGTCCCGGCCGCCTGGTCCGGTGTGAGCGCCGCGGCGCTCGCTTCGGCGGAGCGGCTGTTCGTCCAGTGGAGCGAGGCCGGCCTGCTGGAGAAGCCTGCCGCGGGCGACTCGTCCGGCGGCGGCGAAAGGTGGAGCCTCACGGTGGCCGGCCAATACTGGAGCGACCGGTTGCTGCACGCCTTGCAGGCGGTGCTCGGCCAACCGGATCGCGCCTGA
- a CDS encoding diguanylate cyclase, protein MIMVETSNLGAWLANQRGQLLLTILDEVRDFIFVKDTKGNFLYNNRAHLENLGRTQEETLGKNDFDLFPKEMAEGFFFDETRLFETHSPVIKVQETVNARGELFFVTALKLVVGNPRGDILGLVGIVRRLLSNDHGGLEKTHRDILEVLRREPGTTPAQLRAFELSLPMLLSRCRREN, encoded by the coding sequence ATGATCATGGTCGAAACCTCCAACCTGGGCGCCTGGCTTGCCAACCAGCGCGGCCAGCTCCTGCTCACCATCCTCGATGAAGTGCGCGATTTCATTTTCGTCAAAGACACGAAAGGCAACTTCCTCTACAATAACCGGGCTCATCTCGAAAATCTGGGCCGGACCCAGGAAGAGACGCTCGGGAAAAACGATTTCGACCTGTTCCCGAAAGAAATGGCCGAGGGTTTTTTCTTCGACGAGACGCGGCTTTTCGAGACACACAGCCCCGTCATCAAGGTGCAGGAAACGGTCAACGCCCGGGGCGAGCTGTTTTTTGTGACGGCGCTGAAGCTGGTCGTCGGCAACCCGCGCGGCGATATCCTCGGCCTTGTCGGCATCGTGCGCCGCCTGCTCAGCAACGATCACGGCGGTCTGGAAAAAACCCACCGCGACATCCTCGAAGTGCTCCGTCGCGAACCCGGCACCACGCCCGCCCAGCTCCGCGCCTTCGAACTTTCGCTGCCCATGTTGCTCTCGCGTTGCCGACGGGAGAATTGA
- a CDS encoding ribosomal 5S rRNA E-loop binding protein Ctc/L25/TL5 encodes MSKEQHILTVTPRAQTGRSASRRVRKANQIPAILYGKHTSPQTLAVDAPEFTRLLKSLAGRSLIIELVRKDQGEKALSFLQEVQRDPITDRFLHVDLQEVKADEKMDINVPVTLTGESFGVKNQNGVLDINAHTLRVRCLPKDLPPHIEVDVTELKAGESIKVGNIKAPAGVELRDLPGHVIVSCQVVEEEVAATPAPGAAAAAAAAPAAGAKAPAAAAAAPAAGAKAPAAAPAKK; translated from the coding sequence ATGAGCAAAGAACAACACATCCTCACCGTCACGCCCCGTGCGCAGACAGGCCGATCGGCCTCCCGCCGCGTCCGCAAGGCCAACCAGATCCCGGCGATCCTCTACGGAAAGCATACCAGTCCCCAGACGCTCGCCGTCGACGCTCCCGAGTTCACCCGACTCCTCAAGTCCTTGGCCGGCCGCTCGTTGATCATCGAGCTGGTCCGCAAGGACCAGGGCGAAAAGGCGCTCTCCTTCCTCCAGGAAGTCCAGCGCGACCCCATCACCGACCGCTTCCTTCACGTTGACCTTCAGGAAGTGAAGGCCGACGAGAAGATGGACATCAACGTCCCTGTCACCCTCACGGGCGAGTCGTTCGGCGTCAAGAACCAGAACGGCGTGCTCGACATCAACGCCCACACCCTGCGCGTGCGCTGCCTGCCCAAGGACCTGCCTCCGCACATCGAGGTGGACGTCACCGAGCTCAAGGCCGGCGAATCCATCAAGGTGGGCAACATCAAGGCCCCCGCCGGCGTCGAGCTGCGCGATCTTCCGGGTCACGTCATCGTTTCCTGCCAGGTGGTCGAGGAAGAAGTCGCCGCCACCCCTGCTCCCGGAGCCGCCGCAGCAGCCGCTGCCGCTCCTGCTGCCGGAGCCAAGGCACCCGCCGCCGCGGCCGCCGCTCCCGCGGCTGGAGCCAAGGCCCCGGCCGCCGCGCCCGCCAAGAAATAA
- a CDS encoding aminoacyl-tRNA hydrolase: MSITLVAGLGNPGRDYESTRHNIGWIVVEALARQTGLSWEKRRSAEAEVARWDPVPGRTVLLAKPLTYMNDSGRAVQALTGFFKIPASAVIAVYDDLTIDLGLVKVSVTGSAGGHNGVASLLQCLGDGFVRYRLGIGPKLPREMDLKDFVLGRFTPEQTTLLEQNLERYVSGLRLLIDEGPDRAMNILNRRAIT, translated from the coding sequence ATGTCCATCACGCTTGTCGCCGGCCTCGGAAATCCGGGCCGCGACTACGAATCCACCCGCCACAACATCGGCTGGATCGTGGTCGAGGCGCTCGCCCGCCAGACCGGTCTCTCCTGGGAGAAGCGCCGTTCGGCCGAGGCGGAGGTGGCCCGTTGGGACCCCGTCCCCGGACGCACCGTCCTCCTCGCCAAACCGCTCACTTACATGAACGACAGCGGGCGCGCTGTGCAGGCGCTCACGGGGTTTTTCAAAATCCCCGCCAGCGCCGTCATCGCGGTGTACGACGACCTCACGATCGACCTCGGTCTCGTAAAAGTCAGCGTCACCGGCAGTGCCGGCGGCCACAACGGCGTGGCCAGCTTGCTCCAGTGCCTCGGCGACGGTTTTGTCCGCTACCGCCTCGGCATCGGCCCGAAGCTTCCGCGCGAAATGGACCTGAAGGACTTCGTCCTCGGCAGATTCACACCTGAACAGACAACACTCCTCGAACAAAATCTCGAACGCTACGTATCCGGCCTCCGGCTCCTCATCGACGAGGGGCCCGACCGGGCCATGAACATTCTGAACCGCAGAGCCATCACATGA
- a CDS encoding 50S ribosomal protein L9 has translation MAYSEVLLLKPVENLGSEGDQVKVRAGYARNFLLPQKYAVALNLANRKHVDALRKRRAEREASELAGAQELGKRIEKTAIAFAVKTGEGGKMFGAITAVDLHQKLVEAGIEIDRRKIHLFTPVKTLGKHEVKIKLHHDVTVELGFDVVSENPIVEEQPAAEEAPKPKRVSKSKKAAGAE, from the coding sequence ATGGCATACAGTGAAGTATTGCTCCTCAAGCCGGTCGAAAACCTCGGATCCGAGGGCGACCAGGTCAAAGTCCGCGCCGGTTACGCCCGCAATTTCCTGCTTCCGCAGAAATACGCCGTCGCCCTCAATCTTGCCAACCGCAAGCACGTCGATGCGCTCCGCAAGCGCCGCGCCGAGCGCGAGGCCAGCGAACTTGCCGGCGCGCAGGAACTCGGCAAGCGGATCGAGAAGACCGCCATCGCCTTTGCGGTGAAGACCGGCGAAGGCGGCAAGATGTTCGGCGCGATCACCGCCGTCGACCTGCACCAGAAGCTGGTCGAGGCCGGCATCGAGATCGACCGCCGCAAGATCCACCTCTTCACTCCGGTGAAGACCCTCGGCAAGCACGAGGTGAAGATCAAGCTGCACCACGACGTGACCGTCGAACTCGGTTTCGATGTCGTTTCGGAGAATCCGATCGTCGAGGAGCAGCCCGCCGCCGAGGAAGCTCCGAAGCCGAAGCGCGTGAGCAAGTCGAAGAAAGCCGCCGGCGCGGAGTAA